In the Flagellimonas sp. MMG031 genome, one interval contains:
- a CDS encoding glutamate synthase subunit beta, with amino-acid sequence MGKITGFMEFDRKDEAYAPVEERIKNYKEFTKPLKESELKDQGARCMDCGIPFCHSGCPLGNLIPDFNDAVYKGKWQQAAEILHSTNNFPEFTGRLCPAPCEESCVLGINEDPVSIENIEKNIVETAFKNGWVKPIIPVKRTDKKVAVVGSGPAGLAAAQQLNRAGHNVTVFERDEKPGGLLRYGIPDFKMEKSIIDRRLEIMEQEGIEFKTGIHVGVDVTAEQLQQDYDSIVLCGGATVRRSLPIPGSDAKGVIQAMDFLPQNNRKVDGIPYQGEEISAKDKKVIVIGGGDTGSDCIGTSIRQGAISVTNFEIMPKGTTERPEGQPWPFWPMRLRTSSSHKEGADRVFSISTKRFNTDNDGNLKSLVTAEVEWIKQPGQRPVLKEVEGTEKEWECDLVLLALGFTGSETTIADQLHLEMDARTNIKASAADYKTNVPGVFVAGDQRRGQSLIVWAISEGRQAAHYVDKYLMGTSDLPLKGEGDLPRV; translated from the coding sequence ATGGGAAAGATTACAGGATTTATGGAATTTGACAGAAAGGATGAAGCATATGCCCCTGTCGAAGAACGCATCAAAAACTATAAGGAGTTTACCAAACCTCTAAAAGAGTCCGAATTAAAAGATCAAGGGGCTCGCTGCATGGATTGTGGTATCCCATTTTGCCATAGTGGCTGTCCGCTGGGAAACCTAATCCCCGATTTTAACGACGCCGTTTACAAAGGCAAATGGCAGCAAGCCGCTGAGATACTGCACTCCACCAATAATTTCCCGGAATTCACCGGTAGGTTGTGTCCCGCTCCCTGTGAAGAATCGTGCGTATTGGGCATCAATGAAGACCCGGTATCCATTGAGAATATCGAAAAGAACATTGTAGAGACCGCATTCAAAAACGGTTGGGTTAAACCCATTATCCCTGTAAAACGAACGGACAAAAAAGTGGCCGTAGTAGGTTCTGGACCGGCAGGATTGGCGGCAGCGCAACAATTGAACCGTGCAGGTCATAATGTTACTGTATTCGAAAGGGATGAGAAACCGGGTGGCTTGCTACGTTATGGGATTCCTGATTTTAAAATGGAGAAAAGTATTATCGACCGACGATTGGAAATCATGGAACAAGAAGGCATTGAGTTCAAAACAGGCATTCATGTCGGTGTGGATGTTACAGCGGAACAACTTCAACAAGACTACGATTCTATTGTTCTTTGTGGTGGGGCCACGGTAAGGCGCAGCCTTCCCATTCCCGGCTCCGATGCCAAGGGAGTGATACAAGCCATGGATTTTTTACCGCAGAACAATCGAAAAGTGGACGGAATACCGTATCAAGGAGAAGAAATCTCTGCAAAAGACAAAAAAGTCATCGTAATTGGCGGTGGTGACACAGGTTCGGATTGTATCGGAACTTCCATTAGACAAGGTGCCATTTCTGTGACCAATTTTGAAATTATGCCGAAAGGAACTACCGAACGGCCAGAGGGACAGCCTTGGCCCTTTTGGCCAATGCGTTTACGAACCAGTTCGTCTCACAAAGAAGGAGCTGACCGTGTATTTAGCATTTCTACCAAAAGATTCAATACCGATAATGATGGCAATTTGAAAAGCTTGGTAACTGCAGAAGTGGAATGGATCAAGCAACCAGGTCAAAGACCTGTATTGAAAGAAGTAGAAGGCACAGAAAAAGAATGGGAGTGCGATTTGGTGCTATTGGCTTTGGGCTTCACAGGTTCTGAAACTACCATAGCCGACCAACTTCATCTTGAAATGGATGCACGAACCAATATTAAGGCTTCTGCGGCAGATTATAAAACCAATGTTCCCGGCGTATTTGT